In Dissulfurirhabdus thermomarina, one genomic interval encodes:
- a CDS encoding Hsp20/alpha crystallin family protein produces the protein MFELAPWKPFPELSSLRREMDRLWEEFMGRSEALPALEATWAPALDVSETKDALVVKAEIPGMDPKDIKIHLAGDTLTIRGEKKQETEEKGENFHRVERRYGAFARTLRLPVEVKQDKVDAQYKKGVLKIVLPKKEAGKVKEIEVKEA, from the coding sequence ATGTTCGAACTGGCACCCTGGAAACCCTTCCCGGAACTTTCCAGCCTGCGCCGTGAGATGGATCGCCTGTGGGAGGAGTTCATGGGCCGTTCCGAGGCCCTTCCCGCCCTTGAGGCGACCTGGGCGCCGGCCCTGGACGTCTCGGAGACCAAGGACGCCTTGGTCGTGAAGGCGGAGATCCCCGGCATGGATCCCAAGGACATCAAGATCCACCTCGCCGGGGACACCCTGACCATCCGGGGCGAAAAGAAACAGGAGACCGAGGAGAAGGGCGAGAACTTCCACCGCGTGGAGCGGCGTTACGGGGCCTTCGCCCGGACGCTGCGGCTGCCGGTGGAGGTGAAGCAGGACAAGGTGGACGCCCAGTACAAGAAGGGGGTCCTGAAGATCGTCCTTCCCAAGAAGGAGGCCGGGAAGGTCAAGGAGATCGAGGTCAAGGAGGCCTGA